One stretch of Nocardia mangyaensis DNA includes these proteins:
- a CDS encoding enoyl-CoA hydratase, with product MTEFETILLERKGGSEGKGGVGWITLNRPKALNALNAQVLDDVIAALDELDRDDSIGAVVITGSDKAFAAGADIKEMAPKSYMDMFLADYFARWDRLGNFRKPTIAAVSGYALGGGCELAMLCDILIAADTAKFGQPEIKLGVIPGIGGSQRLTRAIGKAKAMDLILTGRNMGAEEAERAGLVSRIVPADQLLDTALETATTIASMSLPVAMIAKEAVNRSFETTLGEGLLFERRVFHSLFATDDQKEGMAAFVEKRTPNFTNS from the coding sequence GTGACCGAATTCGAGACCATTCTGCTGGAACGCAAGGGCGGCAGCGAGGGTAAGGGCGGGGTCGGCTGGATCACGCTGAACCGGCCGAAGGCGCTCAACGCCCTCAACGCGCAGGTCCTCGACGACGTCATCGCCGCGCTCGACGAACTCGACCGCGACGATTCGATCGGCGCCGTCGTCATCACCGGGTCGGACAAGGCTTTCGCGGCCGGTGCCGACATCAAGGAAATGGCCCCCAAGTCCTACATGGACATGTTCCTGGCCGACTACTTCGCCCGCTGGGACCGCCTGGGCAACTTCCGCAAGCCCACGATCGCCGCCGTCTCCGGCTACGCCCTGGGTGGTGGCTGTGAGCTGGCCATGCTGTGCGACATCCTGATCGCCGCCGACACCGCCAAGTTCGGTCAGCCCGAGATCAAGCTGGGCGTGATCCCCGGTATCGGCGGCTCGCAGCGGCTGACCCGCGCGATCGGCAAGGCCAAGGCGATGGATCTCATCCTGACCGGCCGCAACATGGGCGCCGAGGAAGCCGAACGGGCCGGGCTCGTCTCGCGCATCGTGCCCGCCGACCAGCTGCTCGACACCGCGCTCGAGACCGCGACGACCATCGCCTCGATGTCGCTGCCGGTGGCCATGATCGCCAAGGAGGCGGTGAACCGCTCCTTCGAGACCACTCTGGGCGAGGGCCTGCTGTTCGAGCGGCGGGTGTTCCACTCGCTGTTCGCCACCGACGATCAGAAGGAAGGCATGGCCGCCTTCGTCGAGAAGCGGACGCCGAACTTCACCAACAGCTAG
- a CDS encoding DUF2157 domain-containing protein — translation MVQPWWYGTAQVWRWQRGAEWRGSAWHGAPWAGSLLVVEPGLSSSGLGGPEGNAPRGIADVAGSRTHTRRMAREYRVGTALERLVASGVISAEQRTAIVRTIDEQERARRAPAGRVIAEIVAYLGAGLVAAGLVLFLDRAWVEIARTGRVVLLMVVAGCAIGGAVVLADGWRGVFRRVPIASPGRVRLAAVLLALAAGAVTGAVATAFDTRGPDWAAPIAGLLVAVLGYLLVPSLLGMVAVAVFGVAGIVELTSGVFAARSPWQGIALMVFGAGWFALASARLVVVDWAGYLLGGIVAVIGAQSVTLGESWWRPMLTGLIGVLCLVLYLWRREAVLVLGGASAVAIAVGQVVADYTAGGPAVASAVLGVGAVVLTVGVLVLNTRSQPRPPD, via the coding sequence GTGGTCCAGCCGTGGTGGTACGGCACGGCGCAAGTCTGGCGCTGGCAGCGTGGCGCGGAATGGCGCGGTTCAGCGTGGCACGGCGCGCCGTGGGCGGGGTCGCTGCTCGTCGTCGAACCCGGCTTGTCGAGCAGCGGCCTCGGGGGACCAGAGGGCAACGCACCGCGTGGAATCGCCGACGTGGCCGGCTCCCGCACACATACTCGACGGATGGCTCGTGAGTACCGGGTGGGAACGGCGTTGGAGCGGCTGGTGGCCTCGGGTGTGATCAGCGCTGAGCAGCGGACGGCGATCGTCCGCACGATCGACGAGCAGGAACGGGCGCGGCGGGCGCCGGCGGGACGGGTGATCGCGGAGATCGTCGCCTATCTCGGGGCCGGACTGGTGGCCGCGGGACTGGTGCTGTTCCTCGATCGCGCGTGGGTCGAGATCGCGCGCACCGGGCGGGTGGTGCTGCTGATGGTCGTCGCCGGGTGCGCCATCGGCGGCGCGGTCGTGCTGGCCGATGGGTGGCGCGGTGTGTTCCGGCGCGTGCCGATCGCCTCGCCGGGCCGCGTTCGGCTCGCGGCCGTGCTGCTCGCCTTGGCGGCGGGCGCGGTGACCGGCGCGGTGGCGACGGCGTTCGACACCCGGGGTCCTGACTGGGCAGCCCCGATCGCCGGGCTGCTGGTCGCGGTGCTCGGGTACCTCCTGGTCCCGAGCCTGCTCGGGATGGTCGCGGTGGCCGTGTTCGGCGTGGCCGGCATCGTCGAGCTGACCTCGGGAGTGTTCGCCGCGCGCTCGCCGTGGCAGGGGATCGCGCTGATGGTCTTCGGGGCGGGCTGGTTCGCGCTGGCCTCGGCACGGTTGGTCGTCGTCGACTGGGCCGGCTACCTGCTCGGGGGGATCGTGGCGGTGATCGGCGCGCAGTCGGTGACGCTCGGTGAATCCTGGTGGCGGCCGATGCTGACCGGGCTGATCGGCGTGCTCTGCCTGGTGCTCTACCTGTGGCGACGCGAGGCCGTCCTCGTGCTCGGCGGGGCGTCGGCGGTCGCGATAGCGGTGGGTCAGGTGGTGGCCGACTACACGGCCGGTGGGCCCGCGGTGGCGAGTGCGGTGCTCGGCGTCGGCGCGGTGGTGCTCACGGTGGGCGTCCTCGTGCTGAACACCCGGTCGCAGCCGCGACCGCCCGACTGA
- a CDS encoding DEAD/DEAH box helicase yields MLHGLWSPGSGLLLWHDGKPVAVGSVLGDILERARFRHRAQVLVVDATGQPNTAEVRAHALAPPTAAVVLRSRLPRENVSGDLRFLAHTARGIERWVRAGRVVPQVERADGQWWVRWRLVGGQRQRAWLAELATAMPAALRVAGSPAAVLDDLVTELTDPIAREYLAHRTMTHPLLTALVGDTPLEAGSYRLAETLTQWRAGYAADEPELVLRLCEPDGEFGSPDESVALWRLQVCLRPVDDAPKPVALDDDPVLVRTAAEKLGQARKAYPRLRDLPTDPRGLDLLLPTEVVADLVAHGANALQEAGIRLLLPRAWNIAEPSMRLRVSSPAAAESTVGLSGLLSYRWELALGDLVLTKAEMERLIRSKSDLVQLRGEWVQADRRVLAAAARYVAQHIDDTPITLADMIGELAAERVDDVPVTEVTADGWAAELFAREGEPEPVPTPVGLKAQLRPYQERGLSWLATMSRLNCGAILADDMGLGKTIQVLALLVHEREAVAARATGEPPGPAERVGPTLLVCPMSVVGNWQREAQRFTPDLRVLVHHGAGRLKGAEFAGAVSDSDLVVTTYALLARDATLLSEQQWERIVLDEAQHIKNAATRQARAARALPARHRLALTGTPVENRLEELRALFDFAMPKLLGSPQSFRARFAVPIERERDQHAIDRLRLITDPFVLRRLKTDPTVISDLPEKLEMTVRANLTVEQAALYQAVVEDMMEKLKDAKGMARKGAVLGALTRLKQVCNHPAHYLGDGSPLLRRGSHRSGKLALVEDVLDAVIADGEKALLFTQFREFGDLVLPYLTERFGGSVPFLHGGVSKQRRDDMVTGFQRDDGPPLMLLSLKAGGTGLNLTAANHVIHLDRWWNPAVENQATDRAFRIGQRRAVQVRKLVCVDTIEERIDEMISGKKQLAELAVGTGENWITELSTDELRELFTLGAEAVGE; encoded by the coding sequence ATGCTGCACGGTCTGTGGTCCCCTGGCTCGGGCCTGCTGCTGTGGCACGACGGAAAGCCGGTCGCGGTCGGTTCGGTGCTCGGCGACATCCTGGAACGCGCCCGGTTCCGCCACCGCGCCCAGGTGCTCGTCGTCGATGCCACGGGGCAGCCGAACACCGCCGAGGTCCGCGCGCACGCCCTCGCGCCGCCCACGGCGGCGGTCGTGCTGCGCAGTCGGCTGCCGCGCGAGAACGTCTCCGGCGATCTGCGCTTCCTCGCCCACACCGCGCGCGGGATCGAACGGTGGGTGCGGGCCGGGCGGGTCGTTCCGCAGGTCGAGCGCGCCGACGGCCAGTGGTGGGTGCGCTGGCGCCTGGTCGGCGGACAACGTCAGCGCGCCTGGTTGGCGGAGCTGGCCACGGCCATGCCCGCCGCGCTGCGGGTCGCCGGATCGCCCGCGGCCGTGCTCGACGATCTGGTCACCGAACTCACCGATCCGATCGCCCGCGAATACCTCGCGCACCGCACGATGACGCACCCCTTGCTGACCGCCCTGGTCGGCGACACCCCGCTGGAGGCCGGCTCCTACCGCTTGGCCGAGACACTGACGCAATGGCGGGCCGGTTACGCCGCCGACGAGCCGGAACTCGTCCTGCGCCTGTGCGAACCCGACGGCGAATTCGGTTCTCCCGACGAGTCGGTGGCGCTGTGGCGGTTGCAGGTGTGTCTGCGTCCGGTCGATGACGCTCCCAAACCCGTTGCCCTCGATGATGATCCGGTCCTGGTTCGCACCGCCGCGGAGAAGCTCGGCCAGGCTCGCAAGGCCTACCCACGCCTGCGCGACCTGCCCACCGACCCGCGCGGCCTCGATCTGCTGCTGCCGACCGAGGTCGTCGCCGACCTGGTCGCCCACGGCGCGAATGCCCTGCAGGAGGCCGGAATCCGGCTGCTCCTACCGCGCGCCTGGAACATCGCCGAACCCAGCATGCGTCTGCGGGTCAGCAGCCCGGCCGCCGCCGAGTCCACCGTAGGCCTGAGCGGATTGCTGTCCTACCGTTGGGAACTGGCCCTCGGCGACCTCGTGCTCACCAAGGCCGAGATGGAACGGTTGATTCGCAGCAAGTCGGATCTGGTGCAGCTGCGCGGCGAATGGGTGCAGGCCGACCGCCGTGTGCTGGCCGCCGCCGCCCGCTACGTAGCCCAGCACATCGACGACACGCCGATCACCCTGGCCGACATGATCGGCGAACTCGCCGCCGAACGCGTCGACGACGTCCCGGTCACCGAGGTCACCGCCGACGGCTGGGCGGCCGAATTGTTCGCCAGGGAGGGCGAACCCGAGCCCGTCCCGACCCCGGTCGGCCTGAAGGCCCAGCTGCGCCCGTACCAGGAACGCGGCCTGAGCTGGCTGGCCACCATGAGCCGCCTGAACTGCGGTGCGATCCTGGCCGACGACATGGGCCTCGGCAAGACGATCCAGGTGCTCGCCTTGCTGGTTCACGAGCGCGAAGCGGTGGCCGCGCGGGCAACTGGCGAGCCGCCGGGTCCGGCTGAGCGGGTCGGCCCCACGCTGCTGGTGTGCCCGATGTCGGTTGTCGGCAACTGGCAGCGCGAGGCGCAACGCTTCACCCCTGACCTGCGGGTCCTGGTGCACCACGGTGCCGGTCGGCTCAAAGGCGCAGAATTCGCTGGGGCGGTGAGTGATTCGGATCTCGTCGTCACCACCTATGCCCTGCTCGCCCGCGACGCGACCCTGCTCAGCGAACAGCAGTGGGAGCGCATCGTCCTCGACGAGGCCCAGCACATCAAGAACGCCGCCACCAGACAGGCACGCGCGGCCAGAGCGCTTCCCGCCCGACATCGGTTGGCGCTCACCGGCACTCCGGTCGAGAACCGCCTGGAAGAACTGCGCGCCCTGTTCGACTTCGCCATGCCCAAACTCCTCGGCAGCCCACAATCGTTCCGGGCCCGCTTCGCCGTCCCGATCGAACGCGAACGCGACCAGCACGCCATCGACCGGTTGCGCCTGATCACCGACCCGTTCGTACTGCGCAGACTCAAGACCGATCCGACGGTCATCAGCGACCTCCCCGAGAAGCTCGAGATGACGGTGCGGGCCAACCTCACCGTCGAGCAGGCCGCCCTCTACCAGGCCGTGGTCGAGGACATGATGGAGAAACTGAAAGACGCGAAGGGCATGGCCCGCAAGGGCGCGGTGCTCGGCGCGCTGACCAGGCTCAAGCAGGTCTGCAACCATCCCGCCCACTACCTGGGCGACGGCTCCCCGCTGCTGCGCCGGGGCAGCCACCGTTCCGGCAAGCTGGCCTTGGTCGAGGACGTCCTGGACGCGGTGATCGCCGACGGCGAGAAGGCCCTGCTGTTCACCCAGTTCCGCGAGTTCGGCGACCTGGTCCTGCCGTATCTCACCGAACGCTTCGGCGGTTCCGTCCCGTTCCTGCACGGCGGGGTGTCCAAACAGCGCCGCGACGACATGGTGACCGGCTTTCAGCGCGACGATGGTCCGCCTCTGATGCTGCTCTCGCTCAAGGCGGGCGGCACCGGTCTCAACCTCACCGCCGCCAACCACGTGATCCACCTGGACCGCTGGTGGAATCCGGCGGTGGAGAACCAGGCCACCGACCGCGCGTTCCGGATCGGTCAGCGGCGCGCGGTGCAGGTTCGCAAGCTGGTGTGCGTGGACACCATCGAAGAGCGCATCGACGAGATGATCAGTGGCAAGAAGCAGTTGGCGGAGCTGGCGGTCGGCACGGGGGAGAACTGGATCACCGAACTGAGCACCGACGAACTGCGCGAGCTGTTCACTCTCGGCGCCGAGGCGGTGGGGGAGTAG
- a CDS encoding amidohydrolase family protein, whose translation MDLTGLDIIDAHIHQWDPHATPREFSTLAKLMRYIPLPVDIAAKLAPRRDRQFVGDPTAYLNPYLPANYRSDLGATPVSSIVHVEVEWDGAKADETRWVASLPFGVDTPVLAAIVGSADPAAADFGAVLDAHQSASPQFRGIRTMVAHHPDPDIKSFAAHDGALTAPAFLTGFGRLAERGLSFEAWVYSGQLPEVTALAERYPEVPIVLDHLGTPAGIFGQDTGRTAAQRRGLFERWCDDLTDLAAQPNVVAKVSGLMMPVLGHPVPRRGTTTPVSTLVDRVGPLLGHALAVFGADRLIWGSNFPIDKPITTLSGAAETVATGLTDAGAGPEDLRKVFGGNAVRVYRID comes from the coding sequence ATGGATCTGACCGGCCTCGACATCATCGATGCGCACATCCACCAGTGGGACCCGCACGCGACACCGCGGGAATTCAGCACACTGGCCAAGCTGATGCGCTACATCCCGCTCCCGGTGGATATCGCGGCGAAACTGGCGCCGCGGCGTGACCGGCAATTCGTCGGTGACCCGACCGCGTATCTGAATCCGTATCTGCCTGCGAATTACCGTTCGGATCTGGGCGCGACGCCGGTGTCGTCGATCGTGCACGTCGAGGTGGAGTGGGACGGCGCCAAAGCCGACGAGACGCGCTGGGTGGCGAGCCTGCCGTTCGGCGTCGACACCCCAGTGCTGGCCGCGATCGTCGGATCGGCCGATCCGGCAGCCGCCGACTTCGGTGCGGTCCTGGACGCCCATCAGTCCGCCTCGCCGCAGTTCCGCGGGATCAGGACGATGGTCGCCCACCATCCGGATCCGGATATCAAGTCCTTCGCCGCGCACGACGGCGCGCTCACCGCACCCGCCTTCCTGACCGGATTCGGACGGCTGGCCGAGCGCGGGCTCTCGTTCGAGGCGTGGGTCTACTCGGGGCAGCTGCCCGAGGTGACGGCGCTGGCCGAACGGTATCCCGAGGTGCCGATCGTGCTCGACCACCTGGGTACCCCGGCGGGCATCTTCGGGCAGGACACCGGCCGCACCGCCGCGCAGCGCCGCGGCCTGTTCGAGCGCTGGTGCGACGACCTCACCGACCTGGCCGCGCAACCGAATGTGGTGGCGAAGGTGAGCGGGCTGATGATGCCGGTCCTCGGGCACCCGGTCCCGCGGCGCGGCACCACGACACCGGTGTCGACCCTGGTCGACCGGGTGGGTCCGCTACTGGGACACGCGCTGGCGGTCTTCGGCGCCGACCGGCTGATCTGGGGCTCGAACTTCCCGATCGACAAACCGATCACCACCCTGTCGGGCGCGGCCGAGACCGTCGCCACCGGACTCACCGACGCGGGCGCCGGTCCCGAGGACCTGCGGAAGGTGTTCGGCGGCAATGCCGTCCGGGTCTACCGGATCGACTGA
- a CDS encoding SDR family NAD(P)-dependent oxidoreductase, with product MRLFPFGGRRRTDGADAVVTGAGSGIGRAFAVELGRRGGRVLCSDIEPERAEETVGLIEAAGSKAIGVRCDVTAIDEVTELSTTAQDWFGGAPTLVINNAGIGAGGPVVGEFTLADWQRTLGVNLWGVINGCHVFTPILRAAGRGALVNVASAAAFGAAPRMAAYNVSKAGVLALSETMSAELAGTGVGVTVLCPTGVKTNIMRTDSPMDDTAERLGGLLLRWTGRAPSAIARTTLDAVDRGDLYVVPQVEAKLLWQAKRLMPATYTRSAGLLERVVR from the coding sequence ATGCGACTGTTTCCTTTCGGCGGACGCCGTCGAACCGACGGGGCCGATGCCGTGGTCACCGGTGCGGGCAGCGGTATCGGCCGCGCGTTCGCGGTGGAACTCGGCAGGCGCGGCGGACGGGTGCTGTGTTCCGACATCGAACCCGAGCGCGCCGAGGAGACCGTCGGGCTCATCGAGGCCGCGGGTAGCAAGGCGATCGGCGTCCGCTGCGATGTCACCGCGATAGACGAAGTCACCGAACTGTCGACCACCGCGCAGGACTGGTTCGGCGGCGCGCCCACCCTCGTGATCAACAACGCGGGTATCGGCGCAGGCGGCCCGGTGGTCGGCGAGTTCACGCTGGCGGACTGGCAGCGCACGCTCGGGGTCAACCTGTGGGGCGTGATCAACGGCTGCCACGTCTTCACGCCGATCCTGCGCGCGGCGGGCCGCGGCGCGCTGGTCAATGTGGCTTCGGCGGCCGCATTCGGCGCCGCGCCGCGAATGGCGGCCTACAACGTGAGCAAAGCGGGGGTGCTCGCGCTGTCGGAGACGATGTCGGCGGAGCTGGCCGGGACCGGCGTCGGTGTCACCGTGTTGTGCCCGACCGGCGTGAAAACCAACATCATGCGGACGGACTCACCGATGGACGACACCGCCGAGCGGCTCGGCGGCCTGCTGCTGCGCTGGACCGGACGCGCCCCGTCCGCGATCGCCCGCACCACCCTCGACGCCGTCGATCGCGGTGACCTCTATGTGGTTCCGCAGGTCGAAGCCAAATTGCTGTGGCAGGCCAAGCGTCTGATGCCCGCCACCTACACCCGTTCGGCGGGCCTGCTGGAGCGGGTCGTGCGCTGA
- a CDS encoding reductase yields the protein MTFAYPDMLATIRARQWALADIDWDAPGAETITDEQRPRLATFMADLVWIEHVGARGFAALVRQAPPGALREIYKHFHAEEQKHANAEPALMRRWGMLDGDAMPEPNKNIRLVISWLDRYAEQLSLPVLGTVIPSLETALDGALVKFLLDEVDDPVCHQVFRHINNDESRHLAVGFQVLEQLGAGPLRKIAIETAGFAVRPSFVLGALLYAPLLSRMSTNIIALGLDEEKLWQAVRRYENVGERSPDIRRMPLYHVVTMHGKATIHRRQPFQLVADVTNACIDRFPIRVLGRRPSWVKELTYEPVAK from the coding sequence ATGACGTTCGCCTATCCCGACATGCTCGCCACGATTCGCGCCAGGCAGTGGGCCCTGGCCGACATCGACTGGGACGCACCGGGCGCCGAGACCATCACCGACGAGCAGCGACCGCGCCTGGCCACTTTCATGGCCGATCTGGTGTGGATCGAACACGTCGGCGCCCGCGGTTTCGCCGCCCTGGTGCGCCAGGCCCCACCCGGCGCGCTGCGCGAGATCTACAAGCACTTCCACGCCGAGGAACAGAAGCACGCCAATGCCGAACCGGCCCTGATGCGCCGCTGGGGCATGCTCGACGGCGACGCGATGCCCGAGCCCAACAAGAACATTCGCCTGGTCATCAGCTGGCTCGACCGCTACGCCGAGCAGCTGAGCCTGCCGGTGCTCGGCACCGTCATCCCCTCGCTGGAGACAGCGCTGGACGGCGCTCTGGTGAAGTTCCTGCTCGACGAGGTCGACGATCCCGTGTGCCACCAGGTGTTCCGGCACATCAACAACGACGAATCTCGCCACCTGGCCGTCGGATTCCAGGTGCTCGAGCAGCTCGGTGCCGGACCATTGCGCAAGATCGCCATCGAGACAGCGGGTTTCGCGGTACGCCCGTCGTTCGTGCTCGGCGCGTTGCTCTACGCGCCGCTGCTGTCGCGGATGTCGACCAACATCATCGCCCTCGGCCTCGACGAGGAGAAACTGTGGCAAGCGGTGCGGCGCTACGAGAACGTGGGCGAGCGCAGTCCCGACATCCGGCGGATGCCGCTCTATCACGTGGTGACGATGCACGGTAAGGCCACGATCCACCGTCGTCAGCCGTTCCAGCTGGTTGCCGATGTGACCAATGCCTGCATCGACCGGTTTCCGATCCGAGTGCTCGGCCGCCGTCCCTCCTGGGTCAAGGAACTCACCTACGAACCGGTGGCGAAATGA
- a CDS encoding TetR/AcrR family transcriptional regulator — protein sequence MDVRAPARTWGGRTADERRVQRRDALVTAALDIWLDSGWAAVTMRGVCQRAGLNDRYFYENFADRDALLAAAWDQVCVEVFADLAAVVAEHTGSTPLEILRAAIARAVELQTDPRGRARILLADHAGSAVLEQRRKTMLTDATDLLIAAAWPYLRPDVDETAVRMSTLAGIGGFIELLTAWRTGALDVDTDRIVDHTSAIATQLGAMFLPPEIIGG from the coding sequence ATGGATGTGCGCGCACCGGCCCGGACCTGGGGCGGGCGAACCGCCGACGAGCGTAGAGTGCAACGGCGCGACGCCCTGGTGACGGCCGCCCTCGACATCTGGCTCGACAGCGGCTGGGCCGCGGTGACCATGCGCGGGGTGTGTCAGCGCGCCGGCCTCAACGACCGGTACTTCTACGAGAACTTCGCCGACCGCGACGCACTGCTCGCCGCGGCCTGGGACCAGGTCTGTGTCGAGGTCTTCGCCGATCTGGCGGCCGTCGTCGCCGAGCACACCGGCAGCACCCCGCTCGAGATCCTGCGCGCCGCCATCGCCCGCGCTGTCGAATTGCAGACCGACCCGCGCGGTCGGGCCCGCATCCTGCTCGCCGATCACGCGGGCAGTGCCGTGCTCGAACAGCGACGCAAGACCATGCTCACCGACGCCACCGACCTGCTCATCGCCGCCGCCTGGCCCTACCTGCGCCCCGACGTCGACGAGACCGCCGTGCGCATGAGCACCCTGGCGGGCATCGGCGGTTTCATCGAACTCCTCACCGCCTGGCGTACCGGCGCACTCGATGTCGACACCGACCGCATCGTCGACCACACCAGCGCCATCGCGACCCAGCTCGGCGCGATGTTCCTGCCGCCGGAGATCATCGGCGGCTGA
- a CDS encoding flavin-containing monooxygenase, whose protein sequence is MTTAGVDNEIVIVGAGFSGIGAAIELRKAGFDDFLIVDDADGVGGTWHWNTYPGVAVDIPSFSYQFSFEQRTDWSRVYAPGRELKAYAESCVDKYELRSRIRFGTTVLAADFDEEGGRWVLRTADGAELTARFVISATGVLTRPKLPEIAGIEEFAGITMHTSRWDHRQDLRGKRVAIIGTGASAVQVIPEIAPEVEQLTVFQRTPIWCLPRPDMPLPAAARLALKVPGGRALTRLISQTYVELTFPLAAHYYTSLPTAAIGERAGLAHLRRQVKDPATRAALTPKYALGCKRPSFSNDYLATFNRSNVTLETDAIAEVTATGVRTASGVEHAADVLILATGFKVMESGNMPTYDLHGVGGRDLEKWWDENRLQAYEGVTVPGFPNYFSIIGPYGYNGASYFTLIENQTRHILRCLRHARTVGAARVEVSGEANDRFFREMLARRGGQVFWQDSCAVANSYYFDQHGDVPLRPSSTVESAWRSGHFDLDDYEFTHGERPAEVSRSR, encoded by the coding sequence ATGACCACCGCTGGAGTCGACAACGAGATCGTCATCGTCGGGGCCGGGTTCTCCGGCATCGGCGCGGCGATCGAGTTGCGCAAGGCCGGATTCGACGACTTCCTGATCGTCGACGATGCCGACGGTGTCGGTGGCACCTGGCACTGGAACACCTATCCCGGTGTCGCCGTTGATATTCCGTCGTTCAGCTATCAGTTCTCCTTCGAACAGCGCACCGATTGGTCGCGGGTGTACGCGCCCGGTCGCGAACTCAAGGCCTACGCCGAATCGTGTGTCGACAAGTATGAATTGCGCTCGCGCATTCGCTTCGGCACCACCGTCCTCGCCGCCGACTTCGACGAGGAAGGCGGCCGCTGGGTTCTGCGGACCGCCGACGGCGCGGAACTGACGGCGCGCTTCGTGATCAGCGCGACCGGTGTACTCACCCGCCCGAAACTGCCCGAGATCGCGGGCATCGAGGAATTCGCCGGCATCACCATGCACACCTCGCGCTGGGATCACCGCCAGGATCTGCGGGGCAAGCGGGTGGCGATCATCGGCACCGGAGCCTCGGCCGTGCAGGTGATTCCCGAGATCGCCCCCGAGGTGGAGCAGTTGACGGTCTTCCAGCGCACGCCGATCTGGTGCCTGCCGCGGCCCGACATGCCACTTCCCGCCGCCGCCCGGCTGGCGCTGAAAGTCCCCGGCGGACGCGCCCTGACCCGGCTGATCAGCCAGACCTACGTCGAACTCACCTTCCCGCTGGCCGCGCACTATTACACCTCGCTGCCCACCGCGGCGATCGGGGAACGCGCCGGTCTGGCGCATCTGCGGCGGCAGGTGAAGGACCCGGCGACGCGGGCCGCGCTCACCCCGAAATACGCCCTCGGCTGCAAGCGGCCGAGTTTCTCCAACGACTACCTCGCCACCTTCAACCGATCGAATGTCACCTTGGAGACCGATGCCATCGCCGAGGTCACCGCCACCGGTGTGCGCACGGCGTCCGGGGTCGAGCACGCGGCCGATGTCCTGATCCTGGCCACCGGATTCAAGGTGATGGAATCGGGCAACATGCCGACCTACGACCTGCACGGGGTCGGTGGCCGTGATCTGGAGAAATGGTGGGACGAGAACCGATTGCAGGCTTATGAGGGCGTCACCGTGCCGGGCTTCCCCAACTATTTCTCGATCATCGGGCCCTATGGCTACAACGGCGCGTCGTATTTCACGCTGATCGAGAATCAGACCCGCCATATTCTGCGGTGCCTGCGGCACGCGCGCACCGTGGGGGCAGCCAGAGTCGAGGTGTCCGGCGAAGCGAATGACCGATTCTTCCGGGAGATGCTGGCTCGGCGCGGCGGGCAGGTGTTCTGGCAGGACAGCTGCGCGGTGGCCAACAGCTACTACTTCGACCAGCACGGCGATGTTCCGCTGCGACCGTCCTCGACGGTGGAATCGGCTTGGCGCAGTGGTCACTTCGACCTCGACGACTACGAGTTCACGCACGGAGAGCGACCGGCCGAGGTATCGCGGTCACGGTAG
- a CDS encoding SWIM zinc finger family protein: MADFSQFGPRKPVSGGARARGGFGRTWWGKSLLDAVEQVADAGRLSRGRTYARAGQVVNYRIERGAVTAEVQGSQPRPFTSVLSVRPLRTEEIELLLAEIRSAPGMLAEIVSGALPPALGPHLLPTTAAELDFSCSCPDMGWPCKHVAAVCYLLAERLDEQPGEILTLRGLDLDTLIGGVEKSTRAVESDDHYGDDLILPDLPRIEFHPVIEDLDPIPLRRALRMSSEDEQTASTGLRELRSLYPEFDS; this comes from the coding sequence ATGGCCGATTTCAGTCAGTTCGGACCGCGCAAACCGGTCAGCGGCGGCGCGCGGGCCCGCGGCGGCTTCGGTCGCACCTGGTGGGGCAAGTCGCTGCTCGACGCCGTGGAGCAGGTCGCCGACGCGGGCAGGCTGTCCCGCGGCCGCACCTACGCCAGGGCCGGGCAGGTGGTGAACTACCGGATCGAGCGCGGCGCGGTCACCGCCGAGGTGCAGGGCAGCCAGCCGCGCCCGTTCACCTCGGTCCTGTCCGTGCGCCCGCTGCGTACGGAGGAGATCGAGCTCCTGCTGGCCGAGATCAGATCCGCGCCCGGCATGCTGGCCGAGATCGTCTCCGGCGCACTACCACCCGCCCTCGGACCGCATCTGCTGCCGACCACCGCCGCCGAACTCGACTTCTCCTGTAGTTGTCCGGACATGGGCTGGCCGTGCAAACACGTCGCGGCCGTGTGCTACCTGCTCGCCGAACGCCTCGACGAACAGCCCGGTGAGATCCTCACCCTGCGCGGCCTCGACCTCGACACCCTGATCGGCGGCGTCGAGAAGTCCACGCGCGCCGTCGAATCCGACGATCACTATGGCGACGACCTGATCCTGCCCGACCTGCCCCGCATCGAATTCCACCCCGTCATCGAGGATCTCGACCCGATCCCCCTGCGCCGCGCCCTGCGCATGTCCTCCGAGGACGAGCAGACCGCGTCCACGGGCCTGCGTGAATTGCGCTCGCTCTACCCCGAATTCGACAGCTGA